The Gehongia tenuis sequence CCGAGGCGGTCTATGGCGGCGCGTCCGGCAACCGCATCAAGCTTCAGGCGGAAGCACTCCCCGGCGGCAAGTACCGGGTGAGCACCCTCTACGACAATGCCGTGGTGGACGAGCAGGATGTGGCGGCGGCGGGGGATCTGGCGGACAACGGCTGGGTTGCCTTCTCCGGCACCGGCGCCATCACCGAGGGCAGTGTGAGCCTTACCGGCGGCGTCAGCGAAACGGTGACGGCGGCAAGCTGGTCCGCCTTCCTTGCGGCCCTCGAGGGCCTTCGCTTCGGCGCCATGGCGGTGCCGGTATCCGAGGCGCTGGCGGAAAGCGTGCTGCCGGTGGTGAAGGCCTACGTGGTGCGCCTTCGGGACACGGTGGGCAAGAAGTTCGCCGCGGTGGTTCCCGCCTACGACGGGCAGGAACCCATGGACCATGAGGCCATCGTACAGGTGAAAAACGGCGTGATCATGGAGGACGGCGCGGTGGTGGACAGCCGCATCGCCACCTGCTACGTGGCGGGCGCTTATGCGGCTGCGGGCCCGGCGCGGTCCCTCACCTTCCAGGAGTATTCCGGAGCCGTGGATGTGACGAAAAACTACACCGATACCGAGATCGGCGAGCTTTTAACGGACGGCATGTTCATCTTTACGCTGGGAGAGAGGGTCAGGATCGAGCAGGACGTGAACTCCCTGACCACCTACACGGCGGACAAGCCCAGCTACTTCAGAAAGGCGCGGCTCATCCGCACGCTGGACGCCATTGCTCAGGATTTCAAGGACATCTTCGAAAGGGAGTTCGTGGGCAAGGTGCAGAACAATGTGGATGGACGGGCTCTGTTCTCGGCGCGCTGTGCCGCCTACCTGGACACGCTGGCCGCCCTCGGCGCCATCGAGGCACGGGAGGACGGCGATATCGTGGTGGCGCTGGGCAGCGAGCCGGACAGCCTGGTGGTGGAAGCGGCCATCCGGGCGGTGGACGCGGTGGAGAAGATCTACATGACCGTATCGGTTGCGTAAAGGAGGAGGAAAATGGGCTATCTGAAAGCCAGTGATACCCTGTTCGGCCAGGAGGGCCGGGCCTATGCCACCATCGACGGCCAGGTGGAGGAGATGTTCTACATCAAGCGGCTCACCGCTTCCGTGGAGAAAAACAAGGTCAAGATGGCGACCCTGGGCAGGCGCGCCTTGCAGCATAAGGCCGCCGGCTACGAGGGCAAGGGCGAGATGACCATCTATTACGTTACCAGCCTGTTTCGTCAGATCATGTGCGATTACATGAAGCGCGGCCGGGATCTCTATTTCGATATTCAGGTCACCAACGAGGACCCCACCTCCGCCGCCGGCCGGCAGACCGTGGTCCTGAAAAATGTCAATCTTGATTCCGTCGTCATGGCCGCCCTGGACGTGGAGGCCGAAGCCCTGGAGGAGGACGTTTCCTTCACCTTCGACGACGTGGAGATCCTCCAAAGCTTCACCGCCCCGGAATTGGGTTGATGTAAGGGGGGAGCCGGGGGACGGCGGCAGGCCGGGGGCCGCGCTGACGGAGCGCGGGCGGTACGGACGGCGGCCGAAAGCAGCTAAAAAAAACGCCAGGAGGAGCGGGATCAATGGATCTTCGAGAGTTCTTACAGCGTCATCCGGTGGACGATATCCGGGAAAAGGTGGTCGTGGGCGAACGGCTCCGGGACGAGGCGGGCAATCCCCTCGCCTTTGAGATCCGGGCGCTCACTGCGGACGCCTTTGAAAAGGTCCGCCGCGCCAGCGAACGGCCCGGCCCAAACGGACCGGTGCTGGATGCCAGAAGGTTTACAGAATATCTTGTCATTGAGGGCGTGGCGGCGCCGTCCTTCCGGGACGCCGAGGCCATGGCGGAACTGTCCTGCTCCACACCGGAGCAGTATCTGGCCAAAACCCTTCTCGCCGGGGAGATTCTCAAACTGTCCGCCGCCATTCAGCGGCTGTCCGGCTTCGATACCTCCCTGGACGAGGACATTCAAACAGCAAAAAACTGATTCGGGGCGGTGACGGGCTGTCCACCCTCGCCTGCGCCGCCCTGATTCGATGGGGCTGGGAACCGGGGAAGGTTCTGGCCCTCTCCCAAAGGGAAATCGCCTTCGTGACCGCCGCCCTGCTGCTTCAGGGCGATTGAGCCGGGGGCCGGAGGGCGGGGCCGGGCGGGCGGTTTGCGGCCGGGGGCCGGGCGAGGGCGCCATCGATACGAAAGTTTGGCAAAATGGGCTGGTGGGGGAAGGAAACCGGTTGGGTTTCCGGACCCGCGGGCCGAAGGAGGCGGGCAGATGATTTCCACGGATTTGACCTACAGCGACCGGCTGAGCGCGCCGCTTGCCGCGCTGTCCATGTCCATTGGCGGCGCCATCACCCAGGTTCGGGCGGTGATGGACCTCAAGGCCAGGATGGAAAAAGCGGCGGCGCTGGCGGCTGCGTCCAAAAACAAGGTGGGTGCGCCTGCGGCGGCCCAGAAGGCGGGCAGCACGCTGGCGGGCATGGTGCAGGCGGCGGCGGGCATGGTGTCCGGTACGAATAAAAGCGCCGCCCGATCCACGGCATCCGGCAGCGCCAGTACCGCCCGCGCTGCATCGGCCAGCGCCGAGATGGCCAAGGTGTCCTACCAGAGTGAATCGGCCCAGCTGGCCGAGACTTTGGCCCGGCTGGCCTCCGCTCTGCCCGGCTCCGCCGCGCCGGTGATCCAGGTCACTTTCGGCGACGTCCGGGAAACCGCCGATGTGGAGGCGGTGGCCGACGCCCTCACCGCCCGGCTCTCCCAGGAACTGAACGCTTCGGCAAGGGGGTTGTATCTGTAATGGAAAAGATCTACATGGCCGCGGGCAGCTTCGCCTTTGAACTGCCGGTGCTGCCCGAGAGCCTCAGCATCACCGTGCCCGGCGCAAACGAGCGTTTCGATACCGCCGAATCCTATCAGGGCACCCTGTTCAAGTGGCACAAGAACCGTCAGCTCACGCTGAAGGGCGTCTTTCCGGGCGAGGGCGATCCCTATGTGGAAAACGGTTATTCGCCTGAATATTATGTAAATGCAATTCAGGGATGGATGGAAGCCTTTACACCTGTAAAACTCAACTGGACAGGCGGCGCTATCGATGTGTATATGACGGTCACTGTAGAAAATTTTACGTACACCGAAGAGGGCGGCATGCCCGGCACGCTCAGCTACGAGATGGATCTGGTGGAATACAGGAAATTGGCGGCGCCTCAGGTGAACACCGGGTCCCTTTCCCTTGAGATCCAAAATGCGCTGACGGCGGAGCTTGGCGCCAACACCTCCGGCATCACCGGAAGCGTCACCGGGGAGGGCGGCTCGGGATCGGGGAGCACGGCCGCGCCGCCGCGGGAGGACAACCGCACCATTCCCGAGACCTACACCCTGGTGAAGGGGGACTGCCTTTGGTCCATCGCCCGGCGCTTCTACGGCGACGGCACGAAGTACAAGGCGATCCAGACCCTGAACAACATCCCCAATTCCAAGCTGAACAGCCTGCCCATCGGGCTGGTGATCCGGCTGCCCTAGGAGGTGAACCATGGAACTGTATTGGGAGCCCAAAGGCGGCGGCGTATTTGAGCTGACGCCGGTGGCGGGGGACGTGAAGTGGTTCTCCTCGGCGGCGGGCCAGGCGGGCTACGTGGAGTTTGAGATGATGAAGGGGGCGGCGGACCTGCGGACCGGGGACGGCATCCGGCTGGCGCTGTCCGGCGCCGACCGGTTCCTGGGACGGGTGTTCACCCTCACGGCGGGCCCGGACCGGGTGAAGGTGCGGGCATATGATCAGCTGCGGTATCTCTTGCAGAAGTACAGCTACACCTTCACCGGCGTGACGGCCTCGGCCATGCTGAGGGCCATGGCCCGGGATTTCCGGCTGGCGGTGGGCGCCGTGGCGGACACGGGCTATGTGTTCGCCAAGTTTGCCGCCGATGGGCAGAGCCTTCTGGATATGATGCTCTCCGCGCTGAAACAGACCCGGGAGAACACCGGCAGGCTGTTCGTGCTGGGGGATGAGGCGGGGCGGCTCACCCTCACCGACTGCCGGAACCGGATCCGGCCCTTTGCCCTGTCGGCGGCCCACAACCTGACCGACTACTCCGACGTTCATACCATAGATGAAAGTGCTTACACCAAGTTTGAGATCAGCCGCACCGCGGGCTCGGGACGGGAGGTCAGAACGCTGGTGAACGCTCCGGCCATGGACCGCTTCGGCGTGCTGCTTTGGACGGGCAGCGCCGGCAGTGAGGAGAGCGCCGCGGTGATGGACAGCCGTCTGAGGCAGGCGGAGCGGCGCTACGCCAGGGAGCACCGGAGCTTCTCCTGCGAGGGCGCCGGGGAGGATGTGCGCGCCGGCGACGTGGTGGCGGTGATGGCGGCCGGCGAGACCCGGCCCTATCTGATCGCCTCCGTGCGCCATGCCTTTGCCGGCGGCGCCCGGCACACCATGAAGCTGGAGCTGGAAAGATTCGCCTGACCCGGGCCGGAATGCCATCGGGCAGTGGGGACGAGAGCTGAAGCGTGGCAGAGAAGGCCGACAGGCCGGGCAGTGGGGATGGGAGCCGGAATGCCATCGGGCTGTGGGGACGAAAGCTGAAGCATGGCAAAGTCAAAAAAGGCGGGGATAAAAATGCTGGAAGTGATCAAGGGATGCGTGGAAGGTATGCTGGAGGCCAAGGCGCTGAGCCAGGCCGTCACCGGCGAGGTGACCCTGGCCTCGCCGCTGACGGTGAAGGTGGAGCAGCATCTGGTGCTCTCCGGCCCTTTCCTGACGATGACCGAGCGGGCGGCGTCGCTGGCGCTCAAGGCGGGCGACTGGGTGCTGATGCTCCGGGCCCAGGGCGGCCAGGACTACTACGTGCTGGACCGAATCGAGAGGGGGTAGGGGATCTTGTGGAAAACCTTCAAGCTGGACTTTGAAAAGGGCCGGGCGGCGGGCATCATCGACGGCGAGGAAGCCCTGAAGCAGGCGGTGGGCCTCGCTCTGGCGGTGCCGCGGTACCGCTACGCCATCTATTCGCCGGACTATGGCAGCGAGCTGGAATCCCTCATCGGCGGCGGACGGGCCTACGGCGCGGCCCAGATCCCGGGGATGGTGGAGGATGCGCTGCTGGCGGATCCCCGCATCCAGGCGGTGGAGAACCTGACCCTGGTGGAGAACGGCAGCGAGTTCCTCGTGTCCTTCGCGGTGAAGGCGGACTCCGGCCGGCAAGAAATGGAGGTATCGGTGAATGTATGAAGCCATGAACTATGAAACCCTGCTGGAGCGGATGCTGGCCCGGGTGGAGGGCCTGGACACGTCGGAGGGATCGGTGGTCATGACGGCGCTGGCTCCGGCGGCGGCGCTGCTGGCTCAGGCCTATATGGACCTGGACACGGCCATCAATCTCTCCTTCGCCGATACCGCCGACGGCGAATACCTGGAGCGGCGGGCAAAGGAGCTGGGCATTGCGCGCTCCCCCGCCACCAAGGCCGTGTGCATCGCAAGCTTTCTGGACAGCGCCGGTCTGGCGGCCGGGGTGGACATCGGCAGCCGCTGGAACGGCGGCGAGGTGAACTACCGGGTGATCGAGGCCGTGAGCGGCGGCTACCGCGTGGAATGCGAGACGGCGGGCACGGTGGGCAATGGTACGGGCCCCCTCTCGCCAGTGGACTATGCGCCGGGCGTGGCCAGCGCGGCCATCACCGCCGTGGAGAGCGCCGGCAAGGATGTGGAAAGCGACGAGGACCTGCGGAAACGTTACTTTGACCGGCTGACCGCCTTCCCCTTCGCCGGCAACTACACCGCCTACCGGGAGATGTGCGAGGCCCAAAAGGGCGTCACCGGCTGCCGGCTGGAGACGCCGAACACCGCCAACGGTGCGGTTAACATATTCCTGATCGGCGAAAACTATCTGCCCGCCGGAAGCGGGGTGGTCTCGGCGGTGCAGGACGTGTTCACCGATAACCGGAACGGCCTTGGGCTGGCGCCGGTGGGCCATCTGGTGACGGTGGCGGCGGCCGGGAGCTTGGAGGTCGCCCTCTCGGCAGCCCTCACGCTGGAGGCGGACGCCGATGAGACGGCGGTGAAGGCGGCGGCCCAGGCGGCCTACGAGAACTATCTTCTGGAGCTGCGCCAGGACTGGAGCGAGCGGGCGGCGGTGGTCCGGGTGGCCCAGGTGACGCTGAAGCTGCTGCAGGTGCCGGGGGTGACGGACGTGTCCGACGTGAAGCTGAACAACGGAACGGTCAACATAACCCTTGACAACCACACGGTGCCGGTGACGGGAGGTGTGAGCTTTGTTTGAGCCGAGGACGGTCATGGAGCACTGGCCGGAGATGTTCCGGGAGCTGACGGAGTTTCAGGCCCTGGCGGATGCGCTGGACCCGGAGTTCTCCGCCCTCGGCGCGGCGATCGATGATTTCCTCGCGGCCCAGTTCATCGAGACGGCTCCGGAGTGGGCGGTGCGGCGGCGGGAGGAGATGCTGGAGCTTCTGCCCTCCACCGACATGGACTACCGCAAAAAGCGGCTGTCCACCTGCTGGGGCGCTCCGCCGCCCTACAACCTCGCGTCCATCACCGCCGTGCTGGAACGGCTGGTGGGGGCGGGCAAGGTGAACATGTCGCTGCTCAACCGCACCCTCACGCTGGAGCTCGGCCCGCAGAATCCCGGCGAGATGTCCCAGGCCATCGCCACCGTGCGGGAGATGGTTCCGGCCAACGTGCTGGTCCGGGTCATGCCCACGGCGGTCACCCGCATCACGCCGCACTTCACCATCACGCTCACCCAGACCCTGCCCATGGCCCTCGGCCGCTGGGCCCTCGGGGAATACGCCTTTACCGGCAAGCGGGAAACGAAGGAGGTAGAATACATTTGATTACCGATCTGCTGCGGGAGGAGCTCTCCCGCCGAATGAACAGCACCGTCTCCCAGCCCAAGGTGAACGGCCAGTTCATGACGAACTACACCAACGCGCTGATTGAAAGCAATACCGCCTTTCGGCAGACCATCACCCTGCCGGACAACTTCGGCACCATCGAAAGCCTGCAGATTCAGGACGGCGTGGAGCAGGACCTGGCCACCTTCACCCTGTTTGCCCCCCAGGTGGAGGGCACGCTGGTGAAACTGGTCTTTGAAATGCGCATCGAGGAGGCGATTTGACATGGCAGTAAAAACGGACTGGGCGGCGAGCGAAGTGGTCACCGCCGCCGATTTCAATGATCTATCGGCGAAAGCCCTCGCCGTGGACACCCATACCCACAACGGTACGAACGGCGTGAAATTGGATTATGGAAACTTGACCAATACGCCGGACTGTATTGTAAAATCAGGGGATCAGACGGTGGAAGGGGCGCTTACGCTGGATAATCTTCTGTTAACCCTATCCGGCGCTGAATCGAGCACCGCCGCCTTTTCCGGCTCCGCCCTCACGCTGCTTTCCCAGGTCAGCGCCTACAGCTACGGCGAGGGGAGGATCGGGCTCAAGGCCGGGGAACTGCCCTCCGGGGCGGCGTCCTCCGGCGCGGCGGATCTCACCGCCCTTCTCGCTCTTTTGATCGAGGCGGTGAAGGAACTTGGCGGAGCTCAGTGAACGGATGGCCGCGCAGGAGCGGGAAGTGATCGGCATGGGCCGGGAGATCAAGGAGATCAAGGGGCGGCTGCTCCGGCAGGATGAACTGCTCTCGGAGCTGATGAGCCTGCGGACGGATCTGGGCGTGCTCAGGGAGCGGATGGACTATATAATAGAAGACATCGAAAAAAACGCCCGGCGGGTGGAGGCCATGGACGCGGTGCCCAAAAAACGCTGGGAACAGCTCGTCCTTTCCATGATCTCCGCCCTCACCGCCGCCCTCGCCGGATACTTTTTCGGCCGCGGCGGCTGACAGGGCCCCGGCGGCCGACGCCGGCTGGGGGACCTCGACTGGCCCCAGCGGCCGATGCCGGCCGGGAGGCCTCGACTGGCCCGGCGGCCGATGCCCGTGCCGGGGGCCCGGCCGGCCTCCACCGGCCCGCGCAAGGCGCCGCCCGTGACATGTTTTGACCTCCGCCGTCATAATCTTTAAAGGGATTAACCGTGAAGGAGGTCGGCGTGATGGAGATGGATTTAATGGAGTATTTGGTTTCACAGGCGCTGGTGCTGGTGCCCGCCCTGTGGGTGATCGGGGCCATGATCAAAAGGATTCCCCGGGCGCCCCACTGGGTGATACCCTTTGTGCTCCTGGTGCTGGGCATCGTGGGCGCGGGACTCATCCTCGGGTTCAGCGTTGAGAGCGTCCTGCAGGGCATCATCGCGGCGGGCGTGGCCGTGTTCGGGCACCAGCTCGTCAAGCAGGCGGCGGAAGCCTCCAGCCAGACCGTGGTCATCAAGGCCAACAAAAACCGGAACTGATCCGGGGCAAATCAGGCTGGGAAACCGGGAGAACCAGAAGGGGCGGGCGAAAGCGCCTGGAAGGGCCGCCCCTTTTCCACAGCGGATTTGGGGACAGGCCCGGCGCTTTTTCGGACAGGCCCGGCGGTCCGGCCTGAATTCCCGCCCGGCCGCCATCGGGGCTTTCACCATGAAAACAGGCCGTCGGGGACATAAATTGTTCACAGAAGATGTATAAAAGCCGCGATTTTGTGTCACACTCATGCCATAGTGCGGGGCTATCCTAAACTTGTCAAAGGGAAGGAGCGAAGCGAGTTCCCCAAACCCAGAGGGTCAAAGGGAAGGAGCGAAGCGAGTTCCCCAAACCCAGAGGGTCAAAGGGAAGGAGCGAAGCGGCTTCCCGGGACCATGGAAAGATGACAAGCAAGGAGGCATCCGCAATGATGAATCATAATTATTACGACGAAGCCGTCAGCCACGTGGTGGACGAGGCCTTGGGCGCGGGCCCGGCTTTTGAGCATAGCAACGGCGCCAGCGGCCAGCCTGGGTACACCCCGGCAGGCTCCGGCGCTCCCGAGGGACAGGGCGCAGCCCATAGGAACCACCCTCCGAAAAAACGGCCCTTTAAGGTTCTGCGCTTTACGGCCATCGCGGCGGCCATTGCCGTCACCGCCACCGGATCGAGCTTCCTCACCGCTCATCTGATGGAGGAGCGCATGGCGGAGATCGCGGCGAGCCAGGTTCAATCGGGCGGCGCCGCAAGCGGACTCACCCGCACCGCCCTCGGCGGCACGGCGAGCACCCAGGAGATCGTCTCAGAGGTCAGTCCCAGCATCGTGGGCATCAAGATGACGGTGTCCGTACCCAGCCGCAACCCCTACGCCTATTACTATGGCGGGGGCGGCGGCACCCAGCAGACCTCCGGCGAGGGGTCGGGGATCATCGTTTCCCAGGACGGAACCATCCTCACCAATTACCATGTGGTGGAATACGCTGATCCCGAGGGCCAATACGGCGAATACACCCAGCTCACCGTGACCCTCTCCGACGGCACCGAGTACCCGGCGACCTTTGTCAAGGGCGATTCGGAGCGGGATCTGGCCCTCATCAAGATCGAGGCCGCGAATCTTCCAGCGGCCACGCTGGGCGATTCCGATGACCTGTCCGTGGGCGAGACGGTGCTGTGCTTTGGCAGTCCCCTCGGCCTTCAGGGCTCCGTGTCCCAGGGCGTGGTCTCCGCAGTGAACCGCGAACTGGCGGCCGGCGAGACGGGCGGAACCCAGAGTTTCGTTCAGACCGATGCGGCCATCAATTCCGGCAACTCCGGCGGCGCCCTGGTCAACAGCAGGGGTGAAGTGGTGGGTGTGAACTCGGCCAAGATCAGCGCCAGCGGCGTGGAGGGTCTCGGGTTCGCCATCCCCATCAACGACGCCAAAGCCTTCATCGCGGGCACCGCGGAAGGTACCACGATTTAAGCCTTTCATGCTGGATCCTCCTTTTGACCGATGCCTTTCAGCTCGGCCGAGAGGCCAGTTTTGAATACCTCCCTTTCTAATCTGTTCTTGCCCCCGGGGTTTCCCCGGGGGCCTTTTTTTGCGCTTGCGCCCGGCGGATGCTTGCCCGGGCGGCGGTGGGGACCGGCCTTTGCTGGATCCGGCGGGGCTTGCGCGGGCACACCGTCGTCCGGCGTGACCCAGGCACCGGCCACAGCGGCAGGCTGTCCAATGCTGATTGCGGCGGCCGCCCTTTTGATCCCGGCGGGGCTGCCGGTTGTCCGCAGGAAAGCGAGATAGTTCATAAAAAAGAGACCCCATCGGGGTCTCTTTTTGAATGGCTTTGAGTTACTCGGCCGCGGCGAAGGCCTCCGCCGGGATCTCGAAATCCTCCACATCGTTGATGGAGCTCACATGGAAGGTGACGTTGAAGGCGGAAACGGCCACGGAATCATCGCCCTCCAGGCTCTCGCCCGACTCCTCCAGGGATTTCAGCATGGCCGCGTTCATCATCTCGGTGCCGTCCATGGTGATCTGCACCACCCGGTTCTCGCTCTCGCTGACCCACACGGTGACGTTCACATCGGTCAGCTCCTTCAGCGTCTCCTCGGAGAAGGAGTCGTTGTTCACGTTGAAGCCGCCGCCGCCCATCATCTCAAGATAGCTCATCATATCGGCGGGGGCCATGGTGCCGGTGATCTTGGTGCAGTCGGTGTTGCCCACCTTTTCCTTGCCGGCGGCCGTGAGGTTCTTGAAAAGAGCCGGATCGAAGGACACGGTGTTGTTGAAGGCCTCCACGTCGAAGCCCTCGGATACGGACCATTCCTCGCCCATCTTCATGGACGCCTCGTAGCCGCTGTCCGCCTTGCGGGCGTACATTTCGTAGGGGATATCCATGCCCATCATGGACAGATTGCCGTCCATCTTCATCTTGGCGGGCTTATCGCCCTCCATGATGGTGGCATAGTTCATGTGCATATTGACCTCGATGTCCATGTTGATGCCGCTGGCGGAACCGTTCATGCCGAGGGTCATGTCCATCCAGCCCTGGGAACTCTCGTAGTTTGAGCTGTTTTCCATGGCGGATTTGATCAGCTCGTCGGGCTTCTTCGCGCAGCCCGCCATCAGCGCCGCCGCCAGCACAAGGCACAGGACGGCCGCCCAAAATTTCTTCATCGGATAACCTCCTTGAATTTTGATCCCTCCCATTATCGCCAGCGGACGAGGCTTCTGTCAAGAAGTTTTCCGCATAGTCGGGAGATCCCCCACATATATTGTAATAATTTTGATAGCCGAGGGGGGTTCGTCTTGAAGGACTATATCGAAGAGCGGGTGCTGACACTGGCTTCGTATATTCTGGACACGGGTGCCACGGTGCGCGAGGCAGCCAAGGTGCATAAAATCTCCAAATCCACCGTTCACAAGGATCTGGTGGACCGCCTGCCCAAACTGAACAAGAGCCTGTACCGCAAGGTGAAGAAGGTACTGGATAAGAACAAGGCGGAGCGTCACATCCGGGGCGGCCAGGCCACCTATTTGAAATACAAGCATATGAAGGAAGAGAAGGCCGAATAAGGGCGAAGGGTCGTAAAAAAAGCTTTCCATCCCGCGGGATGAAAAGCTTTTTTGCGCTGCCGTCAGGTTCTTCTTCGGAAGGCCTGGATTCCGGCGAGGGTGAGGCCGGAGCAAAGGAACAGGAGGGCCCACAGCAAACCGCCGCCGTTGTGGCCGGTGGCCGGCACGGCGGTGCCGGGCGTGGCTGCGGGGCTGGAACCGGGCGCCGGCGCCGGGGAGACGCCGGGCGTGCCGGTGGCGGGAAGGACCGTTGCCGCAAGGGTGATGGGCTCCGTCAGCGCCCCATCCTTGAAGCAGAGGCCGCAGGCCGGGCAGTGCCAGTACTCGATGTTGCCCGCCTCGGCCGCGGCGGGGGCCTTGGCCGGGACCTTCACGGCGCTGTGGCCCAGGGGCTGGAGCTGGACGGCGCTGCTGTCCAGGGCGGTGAGACAGGCCTCGTCGCTGAACAGCCGGTCGCACCCCTTGCAGTGCCAGTGGGCGGTGCTGCCCGCCTCGGTGCAGGTGGCGGCCTTGGCGTCCACCTTTATTTTGTCCGCTGTGATGGCGGCAGTGAGACCGCTGGACTGAACGAGGGTGTAGTTGCCGGCTTTGGCGCCGGTGAGCTGGATGTCGGTGGTGACGGGAATGTCCGCGCCATGGACCCCATCCTGCACCGTGCCGGTGCCAAGATTGAAGGAAACGGCGTCCCCATAGAGCACGCCCTCCAGCGTTCCGCCGGCGAGCGCCACCTCGGCGGTGCCATCGCAGGTCCGGTCCACGGCCGTGACGCCGGTGATGGTGAGCTCCGCCGGCGTGATCTTCACGACGATTTCATCGGTGGGAACGTCCTCGGCGTCCTCGTAGAAGAGGGCAACGCCGCTGCTGTCGGTCGCCGTGTAGCGGAAGTTCTTCACCCGGTAGACGCCGCTGTCCGCCACGTTCTGGAAGAAAATCGCGTTGGGATACGTGTTGCCGTCCTTATCCGTGCGGCAGCTGTCCGGAACGGTCTGCCAGACGCCGTCCACCTTTTTCTCAAAGGTGGCGATGGCGGCATCGTAGGCGT is a genomic window containing:
- a CDS encoding phage tail sheath family protein, whose translation is MAGGIFTAYNKKRAGVYINIKGAAKADTGLGESGVAAVPVECGFGPGTVVELQSGADTLGIFGDSLASDAMRPIREAMRGASKVLAMRINGGGTKASGTLGVISAEAVYGGASGNRIKLQAEALPGGKYRVSTLYDNAVVDEQDVAAAGDLADNGWVAFSGTGAITEGSVSLTGGVSETVTAASWSAFLAALEGLRFGAMAVPVSEALAESVLPVVKAYVVRLRDTVGKKFAAVVPAYDGQEPMDHEAIVQVKNGVIMEDGAVVDSRIATCYVAGAYAAAGPARSLTFQEYSGAVDVTKNYTDTEIGELLTDGMFIFTLGERVRIEQDVNSLTTYTADKPSYFRKARLIRTLDAIAQDFKDIFEREFVGKVQNNVDGRALFSARCAAYLDTLAALGAIEAREDGDIVVALGSEPDSLVVEAAIRAVDAVEKIYMTVSVA
- a CDS encoding phage tail tube protein; translation: MGYLKASDTLFGQEGRAYATIDGQVEEMFYIKRLTASVEKNKVKMATLGRRALQHKAAGYEGKGEMTIYYVTSLFRQIMCDYMKRGRDLYFDIQVTNEDPTSAAGRQTVVLKNVNLDSVVMAALDVEAEALEEDVSFTFDDVEILQSFTAPELG
- a CDS encoding phage tail assembly chaperone, with translation MDLREFLQRHPVDDIREKVVVGERLRDEAGNPLAFEIRALTADAFEKVRRASERPGPNGPVLDARRFTEYLVIEGVAAPSFRDAEAMAELSCSTPEQYLAKTLLAGEILKLSAAIQRLSGFDTSLDEDIQTAKN
- a CDS encoding LysM peptidoglycan-binding domain-containing protein is translated as MEKIYMAAGSFAFELPVLPESLSITVPGANERFDTAESYQGTLFKWHKNRQLTLKGVFPGEGDPYVENGYSPEYYVNAIQGWMEAFTPVKLNWTGGAIDVYMTVTVENFTYTEEGGMPGTLSYEMDLVEYRKLAAPQVNTGSLSLEIQNALTAELGANTSGITGSVTGEGGSGSGSTAAPPREDNRTIPETYTLVKGDCLWSIARRFYGDGTKYKAIQTLNNIPNSKLNSLPIGLVIRLP
- a CDS encoding XkdQ/YqbQ family protein; translation: MELYWEPKGGGVFELTPVAGDVKWFSSAAGQAGYVEFEMMKGAADLRTGDGIRLALSGADRFLGRVFTLTAGPDRVKVRAYDQLRYLLQKYSYTFTGVTASAMLRAMARDFRLAVGAVADTGYVFAKFAADGQSLLDMMLSALKQTRENTGRLFVLGDEAGRLTLTDCRNRIRPFALSAAHNLTDYSDVHTIDESAYTKFEISRTAGSGREVRTLVNAPAMDRFGVLLWTGSAGSEESAAVMDSRLRQAERRYAREHRSFSCEGAGEDVRAGDVVAVMAAGETRPYLIASVRHAFAGGARHTMKLELERFA
- a CDS encoding DUF2577 family protein: MLEVIKGCVEGMLEAKALSQAVTGEVTLASPLTVKVEQHLVLSGPFLTMTERAASLALKAGDWVLMLRAQGGQDYYVLDRIERG
- a CDS encoding DUF2634 domain-containing protein; amino-acid sequence: MWKTFKLDFEKGRAAGIIDGEEALKQAVGLALAVPRYRYAIYSPDYGSELESLIGGGRAYGAAQIPGMVEDALLADPRIQAVENLTLVENGSEFLVSFAVKADSGRQEMEVSVNV
- a CDS encoding baseplate J/gp47 family protein encodes the protein MYEAMNYETLLERMLARVEGLDTSEGSVVMTALAPAAALLAQAYMDLDTAINLSFADTADGEYLERRAKELGIARSPATKAVCIASFLDSAGLAAGVDIGSRWNGGEVNYRVIEAVSGGYRVECETAGTVGNGTGPLSPVDYAPGVASAAITAVESAGKDVESDEDLRKRYFDRLTAFPFAGNYTAYREMCEAQKGVTGCRLETPNTANGAVNIFLIGENYLPAGSGVVSAVQDVFTDNRNGLGLAPVGHLVTVAAAGSLEVALSAALTLEADADETAVKAAAQAAYENYLLELRQDWSERAAVVRVAQVTLKLLQVPGVTDVSDVKLNNGTVNITLDNHTVPVTGGVSFV
- a CDS encoding putative phage tail protein; this translates as MFEPRTVMEHWPEMFRELTEFQALADALDPEFSALGAAIDDFLAAQFIETAPEWAVRRREEMLELLPSTDMDYRKKRLSTCWGAPPPYNLASITAVLERLVGAGKVNMSLLNRTLTLELGPQNPGEMSQAIATVREMVPANVLVRVMPTAVTRITPHFTITLTQTLPMALGRWALGEYAFTGKRETKEVEYI
- a CDS encoding phage holin family protein; this encodes MEMDLMEYLVSQALVLVPALWVIGAMIKRIPRAPHWVIPFVLLVLGIVGAGLILGFSVESVLQGIIAAGVAVFGHQLVKQAAEASSQTVVIKANKNRN
- a CDS encoding S1C family serine protease, whose translation is MMNHNYYDEAVSHVVDEALGAGPAFEHSNGASGQPGYTPAGSGAPEGQGAAHRNHPPKKRPFKVLRFTAIAAAIAVTATGSSFLTAHLMEERMAEIAASQVQSGGAASGLTRTALGGTASTQEIVSEVSPSIVGIKMTVSVPSRNPYAYYYGGGGGTQQTSGEGSGIIVSQDGTILTNYHVVEYADPEGQYGEYTQLTVTLSDGTEYPATFVKGDSERDLALIKIEAANLPAATLGDSDDLSVGETVLCFGSPLGLQGSVSQGVVSAVNRELAAGETGGTQSFVQTDAAINSGNSGGALVNSRGEVVGVNSAKISASGVEGLGFAIPINDAKAFIAGTAEGTTI
- a CDS encoding LolA-like protein, with the protein product MKKFWAAVLCLVLAAALMAGCAKKPDELIKSAMENSSNYESSQGWMDMTLGMNGSASGINMDIEVNMHMNYATIMEGDKPAKMKMDGNLSMMGMDIPYEMYARKADSGYEASMKMGEEWSVSEGFDVEAFNNTVSFDPALFKNLTAAGKEKVGNTDCTKITGTMAPADMMSYLEMMGGGGFNVNNDSFSEETLKELTDVNVTVWVSESENRVVQITMDGTEMMNAAMLKSLEESGESLEGDDSVAVSAFNVTFHVSSINDVEDFEIPAEAFAAAE
- the spoIIID gene encoding sporulation transcriptional regulator SpoIIID, yielding MKDYIEERVLTLASYILDTGATVREAAKVHKISKSTVHKDLVDRLPKLNKSLYRKVKKVLDKNKAERHIRGGQATYLKYKHMKEEKAE